The Exiguobacterium acetylicum genome includes a window with the following:
- a CDS encoding SDR family NAD(P)-dependent oxidoreductase, with protein MSKRVALVAGASRGAGRGIAYALGDAEMIVYVTGRSTNEQTTDNRSETIEETAAGVTACGGLGIPVVCDHTTQTDIDRLIQQIQHRHGRIDLLVNCVFGGSESHLPSGTGRRFWERPLEHWDAMMSAGPKAYVWTIRAAMPLLLQSPAALVVNLTSFAPDQMAGNLYYDLAMQTINRMTHVMAHELYQTNISVIALCPGFMRTERVVDAGFASAATESTTYIGRAVAALLADDDVSRYSGQAVFVADLAKTYQFTDQDGTQPLPF; from the coding sequence ATGTCAAAACGTGTTGCACTTGTCGCTGGTGCCTCCCGGGGTGCCGGTCGTGGCATCGCTTATGCTTTAGGTGACGCCGAAATGATCGTCTACGTCACGGGACGAAGTACGAACGAACAGACGACGGACAATCGAAGCGAGACGATCGAGGAGACAGCTGCTGGTGTCACGGCATGCGGCGGACTTGGCATCCCTGTCGTTTGTGACCATACGACTCAAACGGACATCGACCGTCTGATTCAGCAGATCCAGCACCGACATGGTCGAATCGACCTCCTCGTCAATTGTGTGTTCGGTGGTTCGGAAAGCCACTTGCCGTCTGGAACCGGTCGACGGTTTTGGGAGCGACCACTGGAACATTGGGACGCGATGATGTCTGCCGGACCGAAAGCGTACGTGTGGACGATTCGCGCTGCGATGCCGTTACTACTACAGAGTCCAGCTGCGCTCGTCGTCAATCTGACGTCATTCGCTCCAGATCAAATGGCCGGAAATCTCTATTATGATTTAGCGATGCAAACCATCAATCGAATGACGCACGTCATGGCGCATGAGTTATATCAAACGAATATCTCCGTCATTGCGCTCTGCCCTGGTTTCATGCGGACGGAACGAGTCGTTGATGCCGGATTCGCGAGTGCCGCGACTGAATCGACGACTTATATCGGACGCGCTGTTGCAGCGCTGTTGGCGGATGACGACGTTAGCCGTTACTCTGGGCAAGCGGTCTTTGTTGCAGACCTTGCGAAGACGTATCAATTTACGGATCAGGACGGGACGCAGCCGTTACCGTTTTAA
- a CDS encoding phosphotransferase enzyme family protein, protein MCPEDNQLISIALSRFGISYDSANDRSVSLSTFGIHGDRHYRITCDDNVYSLRLLADDRYRSETHLASASDLNQQLLVTDRMREHGLPFMKRVQPTTDSSTFSTIQDDTGREWHCVLFDWIDGTHVTAQTNSSASKIGALLRQLHDIPVDLQFSFPVVDHTVAYRKWLHDLSKEDTTIASIDQQNLSNYLDLVQFHIYQAQRRSKNDLSPVLSTDLNPLNILWKNDHIVGIVDHEHISYSDRIQDLAWILKWYARNEGIHSFNVSPELAQTILENYDMKCFNHDDFVRLESLLWLSGCFNFHFVQQTFKLLSDSIVSSEELSNHLERYRQRGKALISLLAR, encoded by the coding sequence ATGTGTCCTGAAGACAACCAATTGATTTCGATTGCCTTATCAAGATTTGGGATTTCGTATGATTCTGCTAATGATCGTTCAGTCTCTTTATCGACTTTTGGAATTCATGGTGACAGACATTATCGAATAACCTGTGATGATAACGTTTATTCCTTACGCCTTCTTGCGGATGACCGATATAGATCTGAGACACACCTTGCCTCTGCATCAGATTTGAATCAGCAATTACTCGTAACTGATAGGATGCGTGAACATGGACTTCCCTTCATGAAACGCGTCCAACCGACAACTGACTCAAGTACATTTTCAACAATTCAAGATGATACTGGTCGAGAGTGGCACTGTGTCCTTTTTGATTGGATAGACGGCACACATGTTACTGCACAAACCAACTCATCAGCGTCAAAAATTGGTGCGTTGCTTAGGCAGCTACATGATATACCGGTCGATTTACAATTTTCATTTCCTGTCGTCGATCATACCGTCGCCTACCGAAAATGGCTTCATGATTTATCAAAAGAGGACACTACCATCGCTTCAATAGATCAACAAAATTTAAGTAATTATCTTGATCTCGTCCAGTTTCATATCTATCAAGCACAACGCAGGTCGAAGAACGATCTGTCACCTGTTTTATCAACAGACCTCAATCCACTAAATATTTTATGGAAGAACGATCATATCGTCGGAATCGTTGATCACGAACATATTAGTTACTCTGATCGTATACAAGATCTCGCATGGATCCTTAAATGGTATGCACGGAATGAAGGGATTCATTCTTTTAACGTGTCTCCTGAACTAGCGCAAACGATTTTAGAAAACTATGACATGAAGTGTTTTAATCACGATGATTTTGTTCGACTTGAATCCTTACTCTGGCTTTCTGGCTGTTTCAATTTCCATTTCGTTCAACAAACATTCAAGCTTTTATCTGATTCTATCGTTTCAAGCGAGGAATTGAGCAATCATCTAGAACGTTATCGTCAAAGAGGAAAAGCTCTCATCTCACTATTAGCTAGATGA
- a CDS encoding polysaccharide deacetylase family protein, with protein sequence MKRKWIIGGVALSLLLSGCGEKEVVEKRSEKPRETEQKRQASQQEYIEKAMQRAEHYAAQYDYDRAIKVLKPLRTKETIQKTEEYEQAKQSLVTVAKPVPHLFFHSLIADPKQAFDDDRKEAGYDDYMVTQQEFERILDALYKKGYVLVRPTDLAKDVQGKIVETPIRLPKGKQPLVLSQDDVNYYEYMEGDGFAKNLKVKDGKIVNTMVGKPDGAYDLVPIVDAFVQSHPDFSYKGAKGLLGITGYNGVLGYRSSYNQYGHNEKVETARKQAKQTAVALNNDGWQFASHTYGHIWVGKESVPTIRADLKRYKQDVEPLIGKTTQLIYPYGSDVGDWHDYSGEKYRLLIDSGFRYFFNVDASQHAWKQVGPDYFRQARINVDGIRLRQAVAGKTSVLDPFFDAKEVFDSARPERK encoded by the coding sequence ATGAAACGTAAATGGATCATTGGTGGTGTGGCGCTGAGCCTTCTACTAAGTGGATGTGGGGAAAAAGAAGTCGTTGAGAAAAGGTCGGAAAAACCACGAGAAACCGAACAAAAAAGACAAGCTTCGCAACAGGAATACATAGAAAAAGCGATGCAGCGTGCCGAGCACTACGCTGCCCAGTACGATTATGACCGAGCGATCAAGGTGTTAAAGCCTCTTCGGACAAAAGAGACAATCCAGAAGACGGAAGAATATGAACAGGCGAAGCAGTCGCTTGTCACTGTAGCAAAACCGGTCCCACACCTCTTTTTCCATTCTTTGATTGCTGATCCAAAACAAGCATTCGATGACGACCGGAAGGAAGCAGGGTACGATGATTATATGGTGACGCAACAGGAATTCGAACGGATATTAGACGCCTTATACAAAAAAGGCTACGTACTCGTCCGACCGACTGATTTAGCAAAAGACGTACAAGGCAAAATCGTTGAGACACCGATTCGTTTACCAAAAGGAAAACAGCCACTCGTGCTGTCGCAGGATGACGTCAATTATTACGAATACATGGAAGGGGATGGATTTGCGAAGAATTTAAAAGTGAAGGACGGCAAAATCGTCAATACGATGGTCGGAAAGCCCGATGGTGCCTATGATCTCGTACCAATCGTCGATGCGTTCGTACAGTCTCATCCTGACTTTTCGTATAAAGGCGCGAAAGGGTTACTCGGCATCACAGGCTATAACGGAGTGCTCGGGTATCGTTCTTCTTATAATCAATACGGGCACAATGAAAAGGTCGAAACGGCACGAAAACAAGCGAAGCAGACCGCCGTCGCATTAAACAATGACGGCTGGCAGTTCGCGAGTCATACGTACGGACATATTTGGGTCGGAAAAGAGTCAGTTCCTACGATCCGTGCCGATTTAAAACGCTATAAACAGGACGTAGAACCATTGATCGGAAAAACAACGCAACTGATTTATCCGTACGGCAGTGACGTTGGAGATTGGCACGATTATTCGGGTGAGAAATATCGTTTGCTCATTGATAGTGGGTTCCGCTATTTCTTTAATGTTGATGCGAGTCAACATGCGTGGAAACAAGTTGGTCCCGACTACTTCCGCCAAGCTCGGATCAACGTGGACGGAATTCGATTACGTCAAGCTGTTGCTGGAAAGACGAGTGTACTCGATCCGTTCTTTGATGCGAAAGAAGTCTTTGATTCAGCACGGCCAGAACGGAAATAA
- a CDS encoding NAD-dependent succinate-semialdehyde dehydrogenase, with protein MIEKNLINGEWYDTTETIPVYDPATKTLLGHVPASSAEDAQRSVDAASEAFVKWSNETADTRANLVDAWYRLINEHREELARIMTTEQGKPYVEALGEVDYGNQYVRWYAEEARRIYGETIPASVPGKRLFVEKEPVGVVAAITPWNFPAAMITRKLAPALAAGCTIVLKPSEETPFTALRLVELAEEAGIPKGVINVLTGDAATISGVWQTDSRVRKITFTGSTAVGKLIMRQAADTMKKLSLELGGHAPFIVTENADLDKAVEGAMRSKFRNGGQACVATNRFYVQASVLDEFTEKFTTAVKQLQVGNGMDADSTVGPLINAKAVAKVKAHIDDAVAKGATILTGGTIDESVGHFVTPTVLANVTEDMLCMQEETFGPLAPISVFETLDEVIERANNTPYGLAAYAFSERIDEALLLGKRLEYGIVGLNDGAPSAAQAPFGGYKESGLGREGGVYGIEDYLEVKYLSLG; from the coding sequence ATGATTGAAAAGAACTTAATTAATGGTGAATGGTATGACACAACAGAAACAATTCCGGTCTACGACCCAGCAACAAAAACGTTGCTCGGACATGTTCCAGCAAGCTCAGCGGAAGACGCGCAACGTTCTGTTGACGCAGCGAGCGAGGCATTTGTTAAGTGGTCAAACGAAACAGCAGATACACGAGCGAACTTGGTTGACGCGTGGTACCGCTTGATCAACGAACACCGCGAGGAACTCGCCCGCATCATGACAACGGAACAAGGGAAACCGTACGTCGAAGCGCTCGGCGAAGTCGATTACGGTAATCAATACGTCCGGTGGTACGCTGAAGAAGCACGTCGGATTTACGGTGAAACGATTCCTGCTTCTGTTCCTGGGAAACGACTCTTCGTCGAAAAAGAACCAGTCGGTGTCGTCGCAGCGATCACACCATGGAACTTCCCGGCAGCGATGATCACACGTAAACTCGCACCGGCTCTTGCAGCAGGTTGTACAATTGTCCTTAAACCGTCAGAAGAGACACCGTTTACAGCACTTCGCCTCGTTGAACTAGCAGAAGAAGCAGGTATCCCTAAAGGTGTCATCAACGTCTTAACAGGTGACGCTGCAACGATCAGTGGTGTTTGGCAAACCGATTCCCGTGTTCGCAAAATCACGTTCACAGGTTCAACAGCCGTTGGAAAATTGATCATGCGTCAAGCAGCCGATACGATGAAAAAACTATCACTTGAACTCGGTGGACATGCACCATTCATCGTCACAGAAAATGCGGATCTCGACAAAGCCGTTGAAGGCGCGATGCGCTCGAAATTCCGCAACGGTGGTCAAGCCTGTGTCGCGACGAACCGTTTCTATGTGCAAGCATCGGTCCTTGACGAGTTTACGGAAAAATTCACAACTGCCGTCAAACAATTGCAAGTCGGTAACGGCATGGACGCTGACTCGACAGTTGGTCCATTGATCAACGCAAAAGCTGTCGCAAAAGTCAAAGCGCACATCGATGACGCTGTCGCAAAAGGCGCAACAATTCTGACAGGTGGTACGATTGACGAATCAGTCGGTCATTTCGTTACACCAACGGTACTTGCGAATGTCACAGAAGACATGCTCTGCATGCAGGAAGAAACGTTTGGTCCGCTCGCACCGATCTCTGTTTTTGAGACACTCGATGAAGTTATCGAACGGGCAAACAACACACCATACGGACTTGCAGCTTACGCGTTCTCAGAACGCATCGATGAAGCGTTGCTGCTCGGAAAACGACTCGAATACGGAATCGTCGGTCTAAACGATGGTGCACCATCTGCTGCACAAGCTCCATTTGGTGGTTATAAAGAGAGTGGTCTTGGCCGTGAAGGTGGCGTCTACGGCATCGAAGATTATCTCGAAGTCAAATACTTGTCACTCGGTTAA
- a CDS encoding NUDIX hydrolase, whose protein sequence is MDVITFGQKENNQCYITRPAVYAVMFDRQLDKIAVIQKSDGKSFLPGGGIEAHETHDDCLRREVLEETGMEVEINDFIGQASQYFYSQNETTYYLNEGYFYHCHAGQNIHDPIEDDHHLIWIDPLSAIEGLFHAHQRWAVQKTLKSI, encoded by the coding sequence GTGGATGTCATCACCTTTGGGCAGAAAGAAAATAATCAATGCTACATAACAAGACCGGCTGTCTACGCTGTAATGTTCGATCGTCAGTTAGACAAAATAGCTGTCATTCAAAAAAGTGACGGCAAATCCTTTCTGCCGGGCGGAGGAATCGAGGCACACGAGACACACGACGATTGCCTCAGAAGAGAAGTCCTAGAAGAAACGGGAATGGAGGTCGAAATCAATGATTTCATCGGACAGGCAAGTCAATATTTCTATTCGCAAAATGAAACGACGTATTACTTAAATGAAGGGTATTTTTATCATTGTCATGCTGGACAAAACATACATGACCCAATCGAAGACGATCATCATCTAATATGGATTGATCCCCTTTCTGCGATAGAAGGATTATTCCACGCACATCAACGCTGGGCAGTCCAAAAAACGCTAAAATCAATTTAA
- a CDS encoding Na+/H+ antiporter, which produces METLSLILLMLALILLTQVIGHYIRFIPTALIQIIAGTVAALLMSGLTIEVESEWFLLLFIAPLLYNDSSHFPREDLWRMRTAIFGNAIILVLLTTIVGGYFINWLIPVIPVAAAFALAAILSPTDPIAVNGIAKRVQIPEQILTLVRGESLINDASGLVAFSYAVAAVVTGYFSIQSATTEFFYMFFVGALIGLIISLAMNFLKVRLRRAGIEDVVFYALLQILTPFIIFFVAEEGFHASGVIAVVTGGILHALIKERTETFFAQEQTLTDNIWTMIAYTLNGIIFLLLGLTLPEATREIFADDAINNWRLMLYVIEIGSFILAIRLVWTMFFNWFDHRFFKKEDRDHRRPSFKQDLITTLVGVRGTITMVGVLSLPFLTESGEAFPERSLIIFLAAGVIIYTLVLATILLPVLNRGEAATPIALDLNAQKQRMIRRAISEIKQVTDEDNAVVAFDLLNEYHVMLRLLRAQEKSQEELDQFNNQLKALRLEAVQWEKEESKRFVAEHKVPDLLKKDVFRSIENRRKAIGKDSRFQIVQPIRKLWWKRKRSNMSSDALIQMTQVEHELYEKVMGTVIERLENCRSSYPPDVVQSVLEFYKRLRFKHTRWSSPIGGKDVDQQKEELCLKAIEVQRLEIANMSKEGDLSNEEEKELRRFIHYIESVVLYEYVE; this is translated from the coding sequence ATGGAAACACTATCACTTATTTTATTGATGCTTGCGCTCATTTTACTGACACAAGTCATCGGACATTACATCCGCTTCATCCCAACGGCCTTGATTCAAATCATCGCCGGAACGGTCGCTGCGCTCTTGATGAGTGGCTTGACGATCGAGGTTGAATCGGAGTGGTTCCTCCTGTTATTCATTGCTCCGTTACTTTACAACGATAGTTCACACTTCCCGCGTGAAGATTTATGGAGGATGCGAACAGCAATCTTCGGAAATGCAATCATTCTCGTCTTGTTGACGACAATCGTCGGAGGATACTTCATCAACTGGTTGATTCCGGTCATTCCAGTGGCTGCTGCCTTTGCCTTAGCCGCAATTTTATCGCCGACGGATCCGATTGCTGTCAACGGGATTGCAAAACGTGTCCAGATTCCAGAACAGATTTTAACACTTGTTCGTGGAGAATCGCTGATCAATGATGCATCGGGATTAGTTGCGTTTAGTTACGCAGTTGCTGCTGTCGTAACAGGTTATTTCTCAATTCAGAGTGCGACGACAGAATTCTTTTATATGTTCTTCGTCGGAGCGTTGATCGGATTAATAATTTCACTCGCAATGAACTTTCTTAAGGTACGCTTGCGTCGAGCGGGTATTGAAGATGTCGTCTTCTACGCTTTACTCCAAATTCTGACACCATTTATCATCTTCTTCGTTGCCGAAGAAGGATTTCATGCATCAGGCGTCATTGCCGTCGTTACAGGTGGTATCTTACACGCCTTGATTAAAGAGCGAACAGAAACGTTCTTTGCACAAGAGCAAACGTTGACAGATAATATTTGGACGATGATCGCTTATACATTGAACGGGATCATTTTCTTGTTGCTCGGTTTAACATTACCTGAAGCAACACGCGAAATCTTTGCAGATGATGCCATCAACAACTGGCGTCTGATGTTGTATGTCATCGAGATTGGTTCGTTCATTCTCGCGATTCGTCTCGTTTGGACGATGTTTTTCAACTGGTTTGATCATCGGTTCTTCAAAAAAGAAGATCGGGATCACCGTCGACCGTCCTTTAAACAAGATTTGATTACAACACTGGTTGGTGTTCGCGGAACGATCACGATGGTCGGGGTCTTGTCGTTACCATTTTTGACGGAGTCTGGCGAAGCTTTCCCGGAACGTTCGCTAATCATTTTCCTTGCGGCGGGTGTCATCATCTACACGCTCGTTCTTGCGACCATTCTCTTACCGGTCTTGAACCGTGGTGAGGCGGCAACACCAATTGCACTCGACTTAAACGCACAGAAACAGCGGATGATTCGTCGTGCGATTTCAGAAATCAAACAAGTGACGGACGAAGACAATGCGGTCGTTGCGTTTGATTTACTCAATGAGTACCACGTGATGCTTCGGTTGCTGCGAGCGCAAGAAAAAAGTCAAGAAGAACTCGATCAATTCAATAATCAATTAAAAGCACTTCGTCTTGAAGCCGTCCAGTGGGAAAAGGAAGAATCAAAACGTTTCGTCGCTGAGCACAAGGTGCCGGATCTGCTGAAAAAGGATGTCTTCCGCTCGATTGAAAATCGTCGCAAAGCAATCGGCAAGGATTCGCGCTTCCAAATCGTCCAGCCGATCCGTAAATTGTGGTGGAAACGGAAACGATCGAATATGTCGTCTGATGCGTTGATTCAAATGACGCAAGTCGAGCACGAACTGTATGAAAAGGTAATGGGCACAGTGATCGAACGTCTCGAGAATTGCCGCTCATCGTACCCACCAGACGTCGTTCAAAGTGTGCTCGAGTTCTATAAACGACTTCGCTTCAAACATACGCGGTGGTCGTCACCAATCGGTGGCAAGGACGTCGATCAACAGAAGGAAGAGCTCTGTCTGAAAGCAATCGAAGTCCAGCGTCTTGAAATCGCCAATATGTCGAAAGAAGGGGATCTCTCGAACGAGGAGGAGAAGGAATTACGCCGCTTTATTCACTATATCGAGAGCGTCGTTCTCTATGAATACGTGGAATAA
- a CDS encoding helix-turn-helix transcriptional regulator: MNTRQWRLVRYLNRGERLSARILAEEFDVSIRTIQRDMTVLAANGYPIYSEPGVAGGYRMLPHRNMPPLVLTDEETIVLFILLEWVGQIPDFPFGTIRQDVAERYANELPTMTEQQIARWQTRFRFQAIDTPPSPQNPALLDLLESGRMGNILYETTTGQKSIVVDPIGLSFEHNRWYFYGRTDRGFRQFRVDRVLNVSLHELPANDLTFSDLEQNLTDVPMTTVKLELSSLGERLLEGILPTQFERTWQIPVTELSFLGRQLMRLGSDVRVIEPQELREQLIRQAEEMIAVQRSDKAFGQDR, encoded by the coding sequence ATGAATACGAGACAATGGCGTCTAGTCCGTTATTTAAATCGAGGAGAACGCCTTTCCGCCCGAATACTGGCTGAAGAGTTCGACGTGTCGATCCGGACGATTCAACGAGACATGACGGTGCTTGCAGCCAATGGTTATCCGATCTATAGTGAACCGGGTGTGGCGGGCGGGTACCGGATGCTGCCACATCGGAACATGCCGCCGCTCGTCTTGACGGATGAAGAGACGATCGTCTTGTTCATCCTACTCGAATGGGTCGGGCAGATTCCCGATTTTCCGTTCGGTACAATTCGACAGGATGTCGCTGAACGCTATGCGAATGAGTTACCAACAATGACGGAACAACAAATTGCAAGGTGGCAAACGCGTTTTCGCTTTCAAGCGATCGATACACCACCGTCACCGCAAAATCCAGCGTTACTGGACCTGTTAGAGAGCGGACGGATGGGGAATATTCTGTATGAGACGACAACAGGTCAAAAGTCGATCGTAGTGGATCCAATCGGCTTATCGTTCGAACATAATCGTTGGTATTTTTATGGACGGACAGACCGTGGATTTCGTCAGTTCCGTGTCGATCGAGTTCTAAACGTATCGCTTCATGAGTTGCCAGCGAACGATTTGACCTTTTCTGATTTAGAACAGAACTTGACGGACGTACCGATGACGACGGTGAAACTGGAATTATCATCTTTAGGTGAGCGATTGCTAGAAGGGATTTTACCGACGCAATTTGAACGGACGTGGCAGATTCCGGTGACTGAACTGTCGTTTCTAGGACGCCAATTGATGCGGCTTGGTTCAGACGTTCGAGTCATAGAACCACAGGAACTCCGGGAACAATTGATTCGTCAAGCAGAAGAAATGATTGCTGTGCAACGGTCCGATAAGGCGTTCGGACAGGATCGTTAA
- a CDS encoding dihydrofolate reductase family protein has translation MSQPTTVLYIACSLDGKIARLDGSLDWLFAVAGDGDNGYQAFYDQVGAVIMGRKTYDEVLQLSETYPYTDIPSYIYSRTQRTSESVTFTDEPLDQLLERITPKIDGKVWLVGGGELIQEALRLQCVSSIELAIAPVIIGTGIPLFPEGTVETKLRLKESRQSGQFLMATYDVLT, from the coding sequence ATGTCTCAACCTACGACTGTACTTTATATCGCTTGCAGTCTCGACGGAAAAATCGCTCGCCTAGACGGTTCACTCGATTGGCTCTTTGCTGTTGCTGGAGATGGTGATAATGGATACCAAGCGTTTTACGATCAAGTCGGAGCTGTTATTATGGGTCGAAAAACATATGATGAAGTCCTTCAACTCAGTGAGACGTATCCGTACACGGATATTCCGAGCTATATCTATAGTCGAACGCAACGAACGTCCGAATCCGTAACCTTCACCGATGAACCGCTCGATCAATTACTCGAGCGAATCACACCAAAAATTGATGGAAAAGTTTGGCTCGTCGGTGGCGGCGAATTGATTCAAGAAGCGCTACGTTTACAGTGTGTCAGTTCAATCGAACTCGCGATTGCCCCTGTCATTATTGGAACGGGTATCCCATTATTTCCAGAAGGAACCGTTGAGACGAAACTTCGCTTGAAGGAGAGTCGTCAATCGGGACAATTCCTGATGGCGACATATGATGTCTTGACTTAA
- a CDS encoding cation:proton antiporter, translating into MDHLIFEVGTALILVAIAAVLANRLNFSIIPFLIILGMIVGPHAPTIGILDFKFIESAEFISFLGRIGVLFLLFYLGLEFSIGKLIRSGKSIVTSGTIYLSINFTGGLLYGFIAGFPLYEVLVIAGIITISSSAIVAKVLVDLRRTGNTETELILGIIMFEDIFLAVYLSVLSGLLLGGGTTLLASLTSILIALGYMLLFFIVARKATPLLNKMLKIASDEVFIIVVFAALFFIAGFSETIHVAEAIGALLLGLVFSETDQGERIEHLVVPFRDFFGAIFFFSFGLSIDPTMLLDAVWLALGAVVITIIGNYVAGMIAGRKAGLSHKASSNIGLTIVSRGEFSIIVANLGIAGGLMDILSPFSALYVLILAILGPLMTKESKRIYNVMNKIFKWTEPKEKKAKKNA; encoded by the coding sequence ATGGATCATCTCATATTTGAAGTCGGTACCGCGCTTATCTTAGTGGCGATCGCGGCAGTGCTCGCGAACAGACTCAATTTCTCGATCATCCCGTTTCTGATCATCCTCGGGATGATTGTTGGACCGCACGCTCCGACAATCGGGATACTAGACTTCAAGTTCATTGAAAGTGCTGAATTCATCAGCTTCCTCGGGCGAATTGGCGTCCTGTTCCTCTTATTCTATCTCGGTCTCGAATTCTCGATCGGTAAGTTGATCCGGTCTGGAAAATCGATTGTTACGAGCGGAACGATTTATTTATCGATTAACTTTACCGGTGGTCTGTTGTATGGATTCATCGCCGGATTCCCTCTCTATGAAGTCCTCGTCATCGCCGGAATTATCACGATTTCTTCGAGTGCGATCGTTGCAAAAGTTCTCGTTGATCTTCGCCGGACCGGCAACACGGAGACGGAGCTCATTCTTGGAATCATCATGTTTGAAGATATCTTCCTCGCGGTCTACTTGTCGGTCTTATCAGGACTGCTTCTCGGTGGTGGTACGACATTGCTCGCGTCACTTACTTCAATTTTGATCGCCCTCGGCTATATGTTGCTGTTCTTCATCGTTGCTCGGAAAGCAACACCACTTTTGAATAAGATGCTAAAAATCGCTTCAGATGAAGTATTCATCATTGTCGTCTTTGCCGCACTGTTCTTCATCGCTGGTTTTTCAGAAACAATCCATGTCGCAGAAGCAATCGGAGCATTGTTACTCGGTCTTGTTTTCTCAGAAACCGATCAAGGGGAGCGCATCGAACATCTTGTCGTACCATTCCGTGATTTCTTCGGTGCGATCTTCTTCTTTAGTTTCGGATTGAGTATCGATCCGACGATGCTTCTTGACGCGGTCTGGCTCGCGCTCGGTGCCGTCGTTATCACGATCATCGGAAACTATGTCGCGGGAATGATTGCGGGCCGTAAAGCCGGATTATCGCATAAAGCATCTTCAAACATCGGCTTAACGATCGTCTCGCGTGGGGAGTTCTCGATCATCGTCGCGAATCTCGGAATCGCCGGTGGATTGATGGACATCTTGTCACCATTCTCGGCACTGTATGTTTTAATTCTCGCGATCCTCGGACCATTAATGACGAAGGAATCAAAACGGATTTACAACGTCATGAACAAAATCTTCAAATGGACGGAACCGAAAGAGAAAAAGGCAAAGAAAAATGCATAA
- a CDS encoding cation:proton antiporter regulatory subunit, producing MDMREVDLPGIGRKFEGITTRGDKVVVIVHDDGRREMHHYDDDDFDESISSVTFNDAEARQMAGILGGLSYKPKDLEKIELAFDDLVIEWFKVGQDSKVNNRTIGELDVRNQYDISIIAVLKHDRSKSLNPGPDTRLESGDTIVLSGERQNIRHITKELFSIEGGG from the coding sequence ATGGATATGCGCGAAGTAGACTTACCAGGAATCGGACGTAAGTTCGAAGGCATCACAACACGAGGAGATAAGGTGGTCGTCATCGTCCACGACGACGGACGCCGGGAGATGCATCATTATGATGACGACGATTTTGATGAGAGCATCTCGAGCGTGACATTTAATGACGCAGAAGCTCGTCAGATGGCAGGAATTCTCGGAGGATTATCCTATAAGCCGAAGGATCTTGAAAAGATTGAATTAGCATTTGATGATCTCGTCATCGAGTGGTTCAAAGTCGGTCAAGATTCAAAAGTCAACAATCGGACAATCGGAGAGCTCGATGTCCGCAACCAATATGACATCTCGATCATTGCAGTTTTAAAGCATGACCGTTCGAAATCGCTGAATCCGGGACCAGATACGCGTCTTGAATCTGGTGATACGATTGTCCTGTCAGGCGAACGTCAAAACATCCGTCACATCACGAAAGAATTATTCTCAATCGAAGGAGGCGGATAA
- a CDS encoding AbrB/MazE/SpoVT family DNA-binding domain-containing protein, whose product MELSKLTSKGQITIPKKIRQALQVEEGDRVAFIEEDGFVIMAKADLKQLHDLQDILSDETFKTLIHKANHHL is encoded by the coding sequence ATGGAGCTATCAAAGTTAACGTCAAAAGGACAGATCACCATCCCTAAAAAAATTCGGCAGGCCTTGCAAGTGGAGGAAGGAGATCGCGTGGCATTCATTGAGGAGGACGGGTTTGTCATAATGGCGAAAGCGGATTTGAAACAGCTGCATGACCTTCAAGATATATTGAGTGATGAGACATTCAAGACACTCATCCACAAAGCGAATCATCATTTGTAA